CGTTCTCATCCGAGGGAACCGGTCTCACCTCCGCCTGAAAAAGCCGGAAGGACTGGAGGGCTCCCAGATAGCTAGGGTTTTCCGTAAAGACCACGTCACCTTCGTCAAGATAGAGCTTTGCCACGAGGTCAAGCCCCTGCTGCGAACCCTGCGTGATAATGATATTCCCGACTCCTATGCGTCCGGTATTGGGGTCGAGCATTCTCGAAATCTTTTCCCTCAGCCGCCCGAGCCCCTCGGTCAGGGAATACTGGAGGACTGAAGGGCCGTATTTTGAAAAAAGCCTCTGAACAGCGGTGGCAACTTCTTTCAGCGGGAAAAGTTCGGGGGCCGGCAGCCCGCCGGCAAAAGATATGATCCCCGGGCGTTCGGTGATTTTCAGTATTTCACGGATGGCCGAGCTTTTGAGTCCGGAGATTCTTTTCGCGTAGGTCATGCCCCTGCCCTTATAGGTCTCATCCCTGCCCTAATTTCCGACTAAGATCCGTTCTCCCCACACAGCGTCGCCACGGGATCTCTCTTTTTCCACATGAAGCAAGTATAGGGAAACCGTGATTTTCATGTCAACAGACAACGGGCTCAGGTGTCCTGGGTGCGCGGACGCTTTTACGGTGAATGATGAAATTGAGATTCGACGCTACATAATTGTAAGAACCTACAAAAGTGTAACATTCTCCCCATTTCACTATCCTTAAGAATCAGGCAGATACAGGTTGGCACGGATCTGGCAATACTTGTCTGCGAAGAATATGGGTTCTCTAAGAGAAAAGATCAGGGATATCGAGAGGGAAGAGATACTGCATGCCCTCAGAGAATGCCGGTGGGTAATGGCAAAGGCCGCAAGGATGCTCGGCATCACGGAAAGGATGATCGGATACAAGATCAGGAAGTACGGAATCGAAAG
This genomic interval from Thermodesulfovibrionales bacterium contains the following:
- a CDS encoding helix-turn-helix domain-containing protein is translated as MGSLREKIRDIEREEILHALRECRWVMAKAARMLGITERMIGYKIRKYGIEREMAQTEVGDGFEKRE